From the genome of Psychroserpens ponticola, one region includes:
- the dapF gene encoding diaminopimelate epimerase — protein MQLTFYKYQGTGNDFVMIDNRQQFFDKKDTKRIAFLCDRRFGIGADGLILLENHATTDFKMVYYNADGNESSMCGNGGRCIIAFAKYLGIIKDSATFEAIDGFHEATIDHAIVSLKMQDVSIIENHNTHVFLDTGSPHHVQLEEELEQLDIKTKGYQIRYGAPYNEVGSNVNFVSKNTTTNFSVRTYERGVEDETLSCGTGVTAVALAMHFIGETEKNVITLQTQGGLLNVSFETVDKGYKNIWLIGPATLVFKGEI, from the coding sequence ATGCAATTGACTTTTTATAAATATCAAGGTACAGGAAACGATTTTGTGATGATTGATAATCGTCAGCAGTTTTTTGATAAAAAAGACACGAAACGTATCGCGTTTTTGTGTGACAGACGTTTTGGAATTGGTGCTGATGGATTAATTCTTTTAGAGAATCATGCTACAACAGATTTTAAAATGGTGTATTATAATGCTGACGGAAATGAAAGTTCGATGTGTGGTAATGGAGGACGATGTATTATTGCTTTTGCAAAGTATCTTGGAATTATAAAAGATTCAGCAACTTTTGAAGCTATAGATGGTTTTCATGAAGCTACAATTGATCATGCTATTGTGAGTTTGAAAATGCAAGATGTTTCAATTATTGAAAATCATAATACGCATGTGTTTTTAGATACTGGTTCTCCACATCATGTGCAACTAGAAGAAGAATTAGAACAACTTGATATCAAGACTAAAGGATATCAAATTAGATATGGAGCACCTTATAATGAAGTAGGTAGTAATGTGAATTTCGTGTCTAAAAACACTACGACTAATTTTTCGGTAAGAACCTACGAACGTGGTGTAGAAGATGAAACACTATCTTGCGGAACAGGTGTTACAGCAGTAGCTCTAGCAATGCATTTTATAGGTGAAACGGAAAAGAATGTAATAACACTGCAAACACAAGGTGGACTTTTAAATGTGTCTTTTGAAACAGTAGATAAAGGTTATAAGAATATTTGGTTAATTGGTCCAGCAACTCTAGTTTTTAAAGGAGAAATTTAA
- a CDS encoding GNAT family N-acetyltransferase — translation MINLKGKHIYLRALEPEDLDFIYEIENDQSVWEISNTMTPYSRFLIKQYLENAHQDIFEAKQLRLVICNSDNLAVGLIDLFDFDFKNKRAGIGVLIKDIANRQKGFGNEALELLIDYSANHLDLQQLYCNVSEDNRMSLKLFKNHGFEIVGLKKDWNLVNGAFKNEYFLQRILK, via the coding sequence ATGATAAATCTAAAAGGTAAACATATTTATTTGCGTGCTTTAGAGCCAGAAGACTTAGATTTTATCTATGAGATTGAAAATGATCAGTCGGTTTGGGAAATTAGTAATACCATGACGCCTTATTCCAGATTTTTAATCAAGCAGTATCTTGAAAATGCTCATCAAGATATTTTTGAGGCAAAGCAATTGCGTTTGGTGATTTGTAACTCTGATAATCTTGCAGTCGGACTTATAGATTTGTTTGATTTCGATTTTAAAAATAAACGCGCAGGAATTGGTGTCTTAATAAAAGATATAGCTAATAGACAAAAAGGATTTGGCAATGAAGCTTTAGAATTACTAATTGATTATTCTGCCAATCATTTAGATTTGCAACAATTATATTGTAATGTTTCCGAAGACAATAGAATGAGTTTGAAACTGTTTAAGAATCATGGTTTTGAAATTGTAGGTCTTAAAAAAGACTGGAATTTAGTTAATGGTGCTTTCAAAAATGAATATTTCTTACAACGAATATTGAAATAA
- the mltG gene encoding endolytic transglycosylase MltG, with protein MYIKKILWAIALIGLLVAAYFAYFVYGAMFKANTAFNNNEAYIYVSSNASYEDVREQLEPLLIDIDGFDALATQKKYTTNLKAGKYVIKKGMSNNDIINSIRIGNKPIKLSFNNQESLEKLAGRVSQQIEADSLSLIEAMTNDVFLKSSGFSDKTALGMYIPNSYEVFWNTSGEAFRDRMLKEYNRFWNTDRNAKAKAIGLSRDEVMALASIVYEESKQSVEQPRIAGVYLNRIRIGMPLQADPTLKFAAYKLPKYKNTVIKRVLNIHKEIESPYNTYKYAGLPPGLIAMPDISAVDAVLNFEKHKYLYFAANAKKPGFHKFAKTLSQHNVNAREYQRYLSSQGINR; from the coding sequence ATGTATATCAAAAAAATACTTTGGGCAATCGCACTTATCGGCTTGTTAGTAGCAGCTTATTTTGCATACTTTGTGTATGGAGCCATGTTTAAAGCGAATACTGCTTTTAATAATAACGAAGCTTATATTTATGTGTCTAGTAATGCTTCTTACGAAGACGTGAGAGAACAATTAGAACCTTTGCTAATTGATATTGATGGCTTTGATGCTTTAGCAACTCAAAAAAAATACACCACTAATCTAAAAGCTGGTAAATACGTTATTAAAAAAGGAATGAGTAATAATGATATTATCAATTCTATTCGAATTGGAAATAAACCTATAAAATTGTCATTCAATAATCAAGAATCTCTTGAGAAATTAGCAGGACGTGTAAGTCAGCAAATAGAAGCTGATAGCTTGTCATTAATCGAAGCAATGACAAACGACGTATTTTTAAAGTCAAGTGGATTTTCAGATAAAACAGCTTTAGGCATGTATATTCCCAATAGTTATGAGGTGTTTTGGAATACATCAGGAGAAGCATTTAGAGACCGAATGCTTAAAGAGTATAATCGCTTTTGGAATACGGATAGAAATGCCAAAGCAAAAGCAATAGGATTGTCTAGAGATGAAGTGATGGCTTTAGCTTCAATTGTTTATGAAGAATCAAAACAGTCTGTCGAGCAACCGAGAATTGCTGGAGTGTATCTAAATAGAATTAGAATTGGCATGCCTTTACAAGCGGATCCAACATTAAAATTTGCTGCTTATAAACTACCAAAATATAAAAACACTGTAATCAAAAGAGTCCTTAATATTCATAAAGAAATAGAATCTCCATATAATACGTATAAGTATGCTGGATTGCCTCCAGGATTGATTGCTATGCCAGACATTTCTGCTGTAGATGCTGTATTGAATTTCGAGAAACACAAGTATTTATATTTCGCAGCAAATGCAAAAAAACCTGGTTTTCATAAGTTTGCTAAAACGTTATCTCAACACAATGTAAATGCAAGAGAATATCAGAGGTATTTATCATCTCAAGGCATTAATAGATAG
- a CDS encoding DUF2279 domain-containing protein — protein sequence MKYRLAHICLLLFVSINSFSQSKLDTFLKPSDTLNTSRRNTVIITEVALGALTLAGLDQLWYKDFPRSNFHTINDSDEWLQMDKLGHAFSAYQLGKVGADVLKWSGVNKKDQLIYGATLGFTFLTAVEVLDGYSAEWGFSWSDMAANAAGTGLYIGQELLWKEQRILLKYSFHQTKYASLRPDKLGDGFMEEFLKDYNGQTYWLSANVNSFVKSSTLPGWLNVAFGYGADGMLTGKSENVNNLFISQNRQRQYYLSLDVDLSKIKTKSRLLRSLFDVFNTIKVPFPTMQFNDKGTVKFHYIYF from the coding sequence GTGAAATATCGTTTGGCACATATTTGTCTTCTTTTATTTGTGTCAATCAATTCATTTTCACAGTCTAAACTAGATACTTTTCTAAAACCAAGTGATACTTTAAATACGTCACGAAGAAATACCGTTATAATCACTGAAGTCGCTTTAGGTGCTTTAACTTTAGCTGGTTTAGATCAATTATGGTATAAAGATTTTCCGCGCTCTAATTTTCATACGATTAATGATTCAGATGAATGGCTTCAAATGGATAAACTTGGTCATGCATTTTCTGCCTATCAATTAGGAAAAGTTGGAGCAGATGTTTTAAAATGGAGTGGTGTCAATAAAAAAGATCAATTAATATATGGTGCTACATTAGGGTTTACATTTCTCACAGCTGTTGAAGTTTTAGATGGTTACAGCGCAGAATGGGGATTTTCATGGTCTGATATGGCAGCAAATGCAGCAGGTACAGGATTGTATATCGGACAAGAATTACTTTGGAAAGAACAACGCATCTTATTAAAATATTCGTTTCATCAAACAAAATATGCATCTCTGCGTCCTGATAAGTTAGGCGATGGTTTCATGGAAGAATTCCTAAAAGATTATAATGGTCAGACCTATTGGTTGAGTGCAAATGTAAATTCTTTTGTAAAATCGAGTACACTTCCAGGTTGGCTAAACGTCGCTTTTGGCTATGGTGCAGATGGAATGTTAACTGGAAAAAGCGAAAACGTTAATAACTTATTCATAAGTCAGAATAGACAGCGTCAATATTACCTGAGTTTAGACGTCGATTTGTCGAAAATCAAGACAAAATCTAGGCTGCTGAGATCGTTGTTTGACGTTTTTAACACGATTAAAGTACCATTTCCAACCATGCAGTTCAACGATAAAGGGACGGTAAAGTTCCATTACATCTACTTTTAA